A region from the Pseudomonas promysalinigenes genome encodes:
- the astA gene encoding arginine N-succinyltransferase: MIVRPVRSSDLPALIELARSTGMTGLTTLPANEERLAHRVAWAEKSFRGEAERGDTDYLFVLENDEGLVVGISAIAGAVGLREPWYNYRVGLTVSASQELKIYREIPTLFLANDLTGNSELCSLFLRSDHRCGLNGRLLSRARMLFIAEFPELFGNKIIAEMRGMSDEQGRSPFWESLGRHFFKMEFSQADYLTGVGNKSFIAELMPKFPLYTCFLSEAARSVIGRVHTNTEPALAMLKQEGFSYQGYVDIFDAGPAIECETSRIRAVRDSQTLVLAVGTPGDDATPYIIHNRKRDDCRITAAPARLAAGTLVVDPLTAKRLRMGAGDNVRAVPLSASREAQ, translated from the coding sequence GAGCGCCTTGCCCACCGTGTCGCTTGGGCGGAAAAGAGCTTCCGTGGCGAAGCCGAGCGGGGTGACACCGATTACCTGTTCGTGCTGGAGAACGACGAGGGCCTGGTGGTCGGCATAAGCGCCATCGCCGGGGCCGTGGGGCTTCGCGAGCCGTGGTACAACTACCGGGTAGGCCTGACGGTCAGCGCCTCCCAGGAATTGAAGATCTACCGCGAAATCCCAACGCTTTTCCTGGCCAACGACCTGACCGGCAATTCCGAGCTGTGCTCGCTGTTCCTGCGCAGCGATCATCGCTGTGGCCTCAACGGGCGCCTGCTGTCCCGTGCTCGCATGCTGTTCATTGCCGAATTCCCTGAACTGTTCGGCAACAAGATCATCGCCGAAATGCGCGGCATGTCCGATGAGCAAGGCCGCTCGCCATTCTGGGAAAGCCTGGGCCGGCATTTCTTCAAGATGGAGTTCAGCCAGGCTGACTACCTCACCGGCGTGGGCAACAAGTCGTTCATTGCCGAGCTGATGCCTAAATTCCCGCTCTATACCTGTTTCCTGTCCGAGGCCGCGCGCAGTGTCATCGGCCGCGTGCACACCAACACCGAGCCTGCCCTGGCGATGCTCAAGCAGGAAGGCTTCAGCTATCAGGGCTATGTCGACATCTTCGATGCAGGGCCGGCCATCGAGTGCGAAACCTCAAGGATCCGCGCGGTGCGCGACAGCCAGACCCTGGTGCTGGCCGTAGGCACGCCTGGCGATGACGCAACGCCTTACATCATTCACAACCGCAAGCGCGACGACTGCCGTATCACCGCTGCGCCGGCACGTCTGGCCGCCGGCACCCTGGTGGTCGACCCGCTCACCGCCAAGCGCCTGCGTATGGGGGCTGGTGACAACGTGCGTGCGGTACCGCTGTCGGCAAGCCGGGAGGCCCAATAA